A window of Metabacillus sp. B2-18 contains these coding sequences:
- a CDS encoding CamS family sex pheromone protein yields the protein MKKKLFMVLTSVFLLTACAPNFGEQEEIVQETEDESKETAIIPKYNISDSYYRMILPFKPGEARGLVSQQLNTRLDIDEFETGLMRVAQDTFPTEKEYLYQEGQYLKGDVINSWLKRKLTGKKLEETQAEAKEDDKEYIELGLNPALPEGTDNLEQKNKENPIYLAHMLEHNYLIRKDDTVELGGVVIGLAMNSVYYFKQEDGYAREHKISREEILSKGNEIAQEVINRVRKTKGLENVPIVIALYEQEEKSSIVPGNFIAKNVVKQGSNSLSKWEEIDEEYYFFPSTEATSVYRDDAQMFNRFKQDIEEFFPNYTGVIGKAFYKNGELNYLDIEIPMQFYGKAEVVAFTQFVTGKVMDYFPDYISLEVNIMSNSDQEALVLKEPNQETPTVHIYK from the coding sequence TTGAAAAAGAAACTATTCATGGTGTTAACAAGCGTGTTTCTATTAACTGCCTGTGCACCTAATTTTGGAGAGCAAGAGGAAATCGTGCAGGAAACGGAGGATGAATCAAAGGAAACAGCGATCATCCCTAAATATAATATTTCAGATAGTTACTACAGAATGATCTTACCTTTCAAACCAGGGGAAGCGAGAGGACTTGTTTCACAGCAGTTAAACACACGCCTGGATATTGATGAATTTGAAACAGGATTAATGAGAGTGGCGCAAGATACATTCCCAACTGAAAAGGAGTACTTATATCAAGAGGGACAGTACTTAAAAGGTGATGTAATTAACAGCTGGTTAAAAAGAAAGTTAACAGGAAAAAAATTAGAAGAGACCCAGGCCGAAGCCAAAGAAGATGATAAGGAATATATAGAGCTTGGCCTAAATCCAGCACTTCCTGAGGGTACTGACAACCTGGAACAAAAAAATAAAGAAAATCCAATTTACTTAGCTCACATGCTTGAGCATAACTACTTAATTCGTAAAGACGATACAGTGGAATTGGGCGGCGTTGTGATCGGGTTAGCAATGAATTCTGTTTACTATTTTAAACAAGAAGATGGATATGCTAGAGAGCATAAAATTAGTAGAGAAGAAATACTATCTAAAGGGAACGAAATAGCACAGGAAGTTATTAATCGAGTAAGAAAAACAAAAGGATTAGAAAATGTTCCAATTGTAATTGCTTTATATGAGCAAGAAGAAAAATCCTCGATTGTACCCGGTAACTTTATTGCTAAAAACGTAGTAAAACAAGGTAGCAATTCTTTAAGTAAATGGGAAGAAATTGATGAAGAATATTACTTTTTCCCATCAACAGAAGCAACAAGCGTTTATCGTGATGATGCACAAATGTTTAACCGATTTAAGCAGGATATTGAAGAGTTTTTCCCTAATTACACCGGGGTGATCGGAAAAGCATTTTATAAAAATGGTGAATTAAACTACTTGGATATTGAAATTCCAATGCAATTCTATGGAAAAGCTGAGGTTGTTGCTTTTACCCAATTTGTTACAGGAAAGGTAATGGATTACTTCCCAGATTACATTTCGCTTGAAGTGAATATCATGTCCAACTCTGATCAAGAAGCTCTTGTTCTAAAAGAACCAAATCAAGAAACTCCAACAGTTCATATATATAAATAA
- the pruA gene encoding L-glutamate gamma-semialdehyde dehydrogenase: MVVPYKHEPFTDFSVEENKQALEDGFHVVKSYLNNDYDLVIGGKRYSTKDKIVSVNPANKQEVVGTVSKATKEHAEQAMQIADQTFNTWRKTKPEMRADILFRAAAIVRRRKHEFSALLIKEVGKPWNEADADTAEAIDFMEYYGRQMLDLKDGISVESRPIEYNRFNYIPLGVGIVISPWNFAFAIMAGMTAAALVSGNTVLLKPASATPVVAAKFIEVLEEAGLPAGVVNYVPGSGSEVGDYLVDHPRTRFISFTGSRDVGVRIYERAAKVHEGQKWLKRVIAEMGGKDTIVVDQSADLELAAQSIVASAFGFSGQKCSACSRAVILEDVYQPVLDRVIELTKNLSVGETKDRSVNMGPVIDQAAYDKIMSYIEIGKEEGRLVAGGKGDDSKGYFIEPTVFADVDENARLMKEEIFGPVVAFCKAKDFDHALEIANNTDYGLTGAVLTNNREHIEKAREDFHVGNLYFNRGCTGAIVGYQPFGGFNMSGTDSKAGGPDYLLLHMQAKTTSEML, from the coding sequence ATGGTAGTACCTTACAAGCACGAACCGTTTACTGATTTTTCTGTAGAAGAAAATAAACAGGCACTAGAGGACGGCTTTCATGTTGTTAAATCTTATTTAAATAATGATTATGATTTAGTGATTGGTGGAAAGCGCTATTCAACAAAAGATAAAATTGTTTCAGTAAATCCGGCAAATAAGCAGGAAGTGGTAGGTACCGTCTCAAAGGCAACGAAAGAACATGCGGAGCAAGCGATGCAAATTGCTGATCAAACATTTAACACATGGCGTAAAACAAAGCCTGAAATGAGAGCGGACATTTTATTCCGTGCAGCAGCTATTGTTCGCAGACGTAAGCATGAGTTTTCCGCATTATTAATAAAAGAAGTAGGGAAACCTTGGAATGAAGCTGATGCTGATACAGCGGAAGCCATTGATTTCATGGAATATTACGGACGGCAAATGCTAGATTTAAAAGATGGTATTTCTGTAGAAAGTCGCCCAATTGAATACAACCGATTTAATTACATACCACTTGGTGTTGGTATTGTGATTTCTCCATGGAATTTTGCCTTTGCTATTATGGCAGGAATGACAGCCGCAGCTCTTGTGTCTGGTAACACGGTATTGTTGAAGCCTGCAAGTGCAACTCCTGTTGTTGCGGCAAAGTTTATTGAGGTTTTAGAGGAAGCTGGCTTACCTGCTGGTGTTGTTAATTATGTACCTGGAAGTGGTTCGGAAGTTGGTGACTATTTAGTTGATCACCCTCGTACTAGATTTATTAGCTTTACAGGCTCTAGAGATGTAGGTGTGAGAATTTATGAACGAGCGGCCAAAGTACATGAAGGGCAAAAATGGCTCAAGCGTGTGATTGCAGAAATGGGTGGTAAAGATACGATCGTTGTAGACCAGTCAGCTGATTTAGAATTGGCTGCACAATCCATTGTGGCATCTGCCTTTGGCTTCTCTGGACAAAAATGTTCTGCTTGTTCTCGTGCTGTCATTCTCGAAGATGTATACCAACCCGTGTTAGACAGAGTAATTGAACTTACTAAAAATCTTTCAGTCGGAGAAACAAAAGATCGTTCTGTAAATATGGGACCTGTTATTGATCAAGCAGCCTACGATAAGATTATGAGTTATATTGAGATTGGAAAAGAAGAAGGGCGTCTAGTAGCAGGAGGAAAAGGGGATGATTCAAAAGGCTACTTCATTGAGCCGACCGTGTTTGCCGACGTAGATGAAAATGCACGCCTTATGAAGGAAGAAATCTTTGGCCCTGTTGTTGCATTCTGTAAGGCTAAGGATTTTGACCATGCTCTTGAAATTGCTAACAATACTGACTATGGTTTAACAGGTGCAGTGTTAACAAATAATCGGGAGCATATTGAAAAGGCAAGAGAAGATTTCCATGTTGGAAACCTTTATTTTAACCGTGGTTGTACAGGTGCTATTGTTGGTTATCAACCGTTTGGTGGATTTAATATGTCTGGAACAGATTCTAAAGCAGGTGGACCAGATTATTTACTTCTTCATATGCAAGCAAAAACAACATCCGAAATGCTATAA
- the putP gene encoding sodium/proline symporter PutP: METGVLVTFIIYLVGMLGIGIAAYRMTSNLSDYVLGGRRLGPGVAALSAGASDMSSWLLLGLPGAVYASGGMNQIWIAVGLAIGAYLNWQFVAKRLRTYTEVANDSITIPDFFENRFKDGSKLLRVISALVILLFFTFYTSSGMVGGAKLFEASFGLSYTQSLWIGAIVIISYTFLGGFLAVSWTDFIQGILMFLALIVVPIVAVNKLGGWGETVSSVGEIDPIYLDAFSGMSALAIISLLAWGLGYFGQPHILTRFMALRSKKDVPKARMIGTIWMVFALFGAIFTGFAGIAYFADAPIADGEQVFIMFTQVLFDPWVSGILLAAILAAIMSTIDSQLLVSSSAVAEDFYKSILRKEASEKELVWVGRISVAAIALIAILLASNPDSSVLDLVSYAWAGFGAAFGPVIILSLFWKRMNRWGALAGMIVGAVTVVVWKQLTTSGAISFSLYEIVPGFILAWIAVLVVSLATGAPSKEIEEEFEQAKA, translated from the coding sequence GTGGAAACAGGTGTTTTAGTAACATTTATCATTTATTTAGTAGGTATGTTAGGAATCGGGATCGCTGCATACAGAATGACTAGTAATCTTTCAGATTATGTTTTAGGTGGTAGACGACTTGGACCTGGTGTTGCAGCACTTAGTGCCGGTGCATCGGATATGAGTAGTTGGTTACTGTTAGGTTTACCTGGTGCGGTTTATGCATCTGGTGGTATGAATCAAATTTGGATTGCAGTAGGTTTAGCAATTGGTGCGTATTTAAACTGGCAATTCGTTGCAAAACGTCTTCGTACGTATACAGAAGTTGCTAACGACTCGATTACAATTCCAGATTTCTTTGAAAATCGTTTTAAAGATGGCTCTAAGCTATTACGTGTTATCTCGGCATTAGTTATTTTGTTATTCTTTACGTTCTATACTTCTTCAGGTATGGTTGGGGGAGCGAAGTTGTTTGAAGCTTCATTCGGCCTATCTTATACACAATCACTTTGGATTGGTGCAATTGTTATCATTTCCTACACATTCCTTGGAGGTTTCTTAGCGGTAAGTTGGACTGATTTTATTCAAGGAATTTTAATGTTCTTAGCATTAATTGTTGTACCGATTGTTGCGGTTAACAAGCTTGGTGGCTGGGGTGAAACAGTAAGCTCAGTTGGTGAAATTGATCCAATTTATCTTGATGCATTTTCGGGTATGTCAGCATTAGCGATTATTTCTTTACTTGCATGGGGATTAGGATACTTTGGTCAGCCTCATATTTTAACTCGTTTTATGGCATTACGTTCTAAAAAAGATGTACCAAAAGCACGTATGATCGGTACAATTTGGATGGTATTTGCTTTATTCGGAGCGATCTTCACAGGATTCGCTGGTATCGCTTACTTTGCGGATGCTCCAATTGCGGATGGAGAGCAAGTATTCATTATGTTCACACAAGTTCTATTTGATCCTTGGGTATCTGGTATTCTATTAGCTGCGATCTTAGCTGCTATTATGAGTACAATTGATTCACAGCTATTAGTATCATCAAGTGCTGTAGCAGAGGATTTCTATAAATCTATTTTAAGAAAAGAAGCTTCTGAAAAAGAACTAGTATGGGTTGGTCGTATCTCAGTTGCGGCTATTGCATTGATTGCTATTTTACTAGCTTCAAATCCAGACAGCTCTGTATTAGATTTAGTAAGTTATGCTTGGGCAGGATTTGGCGCTGCATTTGGTCCTGTAATCATTCTCTCCCTTTTCTGGAAACGAATGAATCGTTGGGGAGCATTGGCTGGAATGATCGTAGGAGCAGTTACAGTTGTAGTATGGAAACAATTAACGACTTCAGGGGCTATTTCATTTAGCCTTTATGAAATCGTACCAGGTTTCATCTTAGCATGGATTGCTGTCCTAGTTGTCAGCTTAGCGACAGGAGCTCCTTCTAAAGAAATTGAAGAAGAGTTCGAACAAGCAAAAGCATAA
- a CDS encoding Hsp20/alpha crystallin family protein, with protein MRNNDPMRMINEFFQSRPKRTLLDSIDDAFRKTASTAGFSVDVKETSEHFNILAELPGVPKEDINVEIRGDDVVIEVKEQSHQDRNVGGVQSVSLPHYVLRRNMKASYKHGLLKIQLDKKKPKKIEIE; from the coding sequence ATGAGGAATAATGATCCGATGAGGATGATCAATGAGTTTTTTCAAAGTCGTCCAAAGCGTACACTTTTAGATTCCATTGATGATGCGTTTCGTAAAACAGCATCAACAGCAGGTTTTTCAGTTGATGTTAAGGAAACATCTGAACACTTCAATATTCTTGCTGAATTACCTGGTGTGCCGAAAGAAGATATTAATGTAGAAATTCGGGGTGACGATGTGGTAATTGAAGTAAAAGAACAAAGCCATCAAGACAGGAACGTCGGTGGAGTTCAAAGTGTATCATTGCCTCATTATGTATTGAGACGAAATATGAAGGCTAGTTATAAACATGGCTTGCTGAAGATTCAGCTAGATAAAAAGAAGCCGAAGAAGATTGAGATTGAATAA
- the gatC gene encoding Asp-tRNA(Asn)/Glu-tRNA(Gln) amidotransferase subunit GatC translates to MSRISTDQVKHVANLARLAITEDDAELFAKQLDAIITFAEQLNEVDTENVKPTSHVLDMKNVMREDVPKKGLDNEEVVKNAPDHEDGYIRVPSILE, encoded by the coding sequence ATGTCTAGAATTTCGACAGATCAAGTAAAGCACGTTGCAAATTTAGCTCGTTTAGCCATTACTGAAGATGATGCAGAGCTTTTTGCCAAGCAATTAGATGCCATTATTACGTTTGCTGAGCAGTTAAACGAAGTAGATACAGAAAATGTGAAACCAACATCTCATGTGTTAGACATGAAAAATGTGATGAGAGAAGATGTTCCGAAAAAAGGTTTAGACAATGAAGAAGTTGTTAAAAATGCGCCAGATCATGAAGATGGATATATTCGTGTACCATCTATCTTAGAATAA
- the gatA gene encoding Asp-tRNA(Asn)/Glu-tRNA(Gln) amidotransferase subunit GatA, with protein sequence MALFDHKISELKELLHKKEITVSDLVDESYKRIQEVDDKVGAFLALNEDQARTYAKELDEALDSRNEFGLLFGMPIGVKDNIVTKGLRTTCASKILENFDPIYDATVVKHLQNAEAVTIGKLNMDEFAMGSSTENSSIKPTRNPWNLETVPGGSSGGSAAAVAAGEVPFSLGSDTGGSIRQPAAFCGVVGLKPTYGRVSRFGLVAFASSLDQIGPVTRSVEDNAFLLQAISGVDEMDSTSANVEVPDFLSSLTGDVKGLKIAVPKEYLGEGVTEEVKQSVLDALKVLEGLGATWEEVSLPHSKYALATYYLLSSSEASANLARFDGVRYGHRSDNAENLIELYKQSRAEGFGNEVKRRIMLGTYALSSGYYDAYYKKAQKVRTLIKKDFEDVFEKYDVIIGPTTPTPAFKIGENVKEPMTMYANDILTIPVNLAGVPGISVPCGLSNGLPLGLQIIGKHFDESTVYRVAHAFEQATDHHKAKPEL encoded by the coding sequence ATGGCACTTTTTGATCACAAAATATCAGAATTAAAAGAACTTTTACATAAAAAAGAAATCACTGTTTCTGATTTAGTTGACGAATCTTATAAACGAATTCAAGAAGTTGACGATAAAGTTGGTGCGTTTCTTGCGTTAAATGAAGATCAAGCACGTACATATGCGAAAGAATTAGATGAAGCATTAGATAGCCGAAATGAATTCGGGTTATTATTTGGTATGCCGATCGGTGTAAAAGATAATATCGTTACGAAAGGTCTACGCACAACATGTGCAAGTAAAATCTTAGAAAACTTTGATCCTATTTATGATGCAACAGTCGTAAAGCATCTTCAAAATGCTGAGGCTGTTACAATTGGAAAATTAAATATGGACGAGTTTGCAATGGGCTCTTCAACAGAAAACTCTAGCATAAAGCCAACACGTAATCCATGGAATCTTGAAACTGTTCCAGGGGGATCAAGTGGTGGTTCTGCGGCGGCGGTTGCAGCAGGAGAGGTTCCGTTCTCATTAGGATCTGATACAGGTGGTTCCATTCGTCAACCTGCAGCATTTTGTGGAGTTGTTGGCTTAAAACCTACATATGGACGTGTGTCTCGTTTTGGTTTGGTAGCATTTGCGTCATCACTAGATCAAATTGGACCTGTAACACGTTCTGTTGAAGACAACGCATTTCTTTTACAAGCCATTTCTGGAGTTGATGAAATGGACTCAACATCAGCAAATGTAGAAGTACCAGATTTTCTGTCTTCTCTAACAGGTGATGTAAAAGGCTTAAAAATCGCTGTGCCGAAAGAATACCTAGGCGAAGGTGTAACCGAAGAAGTAAAGCAATCTGTACTTGATGCTCTTAAAGTATTAGAAGGACTTGGTGCAACATGGGAAGAGGTATCGTTACCACATTCTAAATATGCACTGGCAACTTATTATTTATTATCTTCATCAGAAGCATCTGCCAACTTAGCTCGTTTTGATGGTGTTCGTTATGGCCATCGTTCAGATAACGCAGAGAACTTAATTGAATTATACAAGCAAAGCCGTGCAGAAGGCTTCGGTAATGAAGTAAAACGTCGTATTATGCTTGGAACATATGCATTAAGCTCTGGATACTATGATGCTTATTATAAAAAGGCACAAAAAGTTCGTACATTAATTAAAAAAGACTTTGAAGATGTGTTTGAAAAATATGATGTAATTATTGGACCTACTACTCCAACACCTGCGTTTAAAATTGGTGAAAACGTTAAAGAACCGATGACAATGTATGCAAACGATATTTTAACTATTCCTGTTAACTTAGCAGGTGTGCCAGGAATCTCTGTTCCATGTGGCTTATCAAATGGATTACCACTAGGATTACAAATTATCGGAAAGCATTTTGATGAAAGCACAGTTTACCGCGTTGCACATGCGTTCGAGCAAGCAACAGATCATCATAAAGCAAAACCTGAATTGTAA
- the gatB gene encoding Asp-tRNA(Asn)/Glu-tRNA(Gln) amidotransferase subunit GatB — translation MEYETVIGLEVHVELKTDSKIFSSAPNHFGAEPNTNTTVVELGYPGVLPVLNKKVVDFAMKACMALNCEVATETKFDRKNYFYPDNPKAYQISQFDKPIGENGWIDIEVNGETKRIGITRIHMEEDAGKLIHSNDGYSLVDLNRQGTPLIEIVSEPDIRTPEEAYAYLEKLKAIIQYTEVSDCKMEEGSLRCDANISLRPVGQEEFGTKTELKNLNSFAFVQKGLEYEEKRQEKVLRSGGVIEQETRRYDEATKKTILMRVKEGSDDYRYFPEPDLVELYIDDEWKERIRVSIPELPDARRKRYIDELGLPEYDAQVLTMTKEMSDFFEATLAVGAEAKQASNWVMGEVSAYLNAEGKELNDVALTPEGLAGMIKLIENGTISSKIAKQVFKELIENGGDPEQIVKDKGLVQISDDETLRKFVNEAIDANPQSVDDFKNGKQKAIGFLVGQIMKATKGQANPPMVNKLLMEEIQKR, via the coding sequence ATGGAATATGAAACGGTCATAGGACTTGAAGTTCACGTTGAGTTAAAAACAGATTCAAAAATCTTTTCAAGTGCGCCTAACCACTTTGGTGCAGAACCAAATACAAATACAACAGTTGTCGAGCTAGGGTATCCTGGTGTTTTACCTGTTTTAAATAAAAAAGTAGTTGATTTCGCAATGAAGGCTTGTATGGCATTAAACTGTGAGGTTGCGACTGAAACAAAATTTGATCGTAAAAATTACTTTTATCCAGATAACCCAAAAGCTTATCAAATCTCTCAATTTGATAAACCGATCGGTGAAAACGGCTGGATTGATATTGAAGTAAATGGTGAAACGAAACGTATCGGGATTACTCGTATTCATATGGAAGAAGATGCTGGTAAATTGATTCACTCAAATGATGGCTATTCTTTAGTTGACTTAAACCGTCAAGGAACACCACTTATTGAGATCGTATCTGAGCCAGATATCCGTACACCAGAGGAAGCATATGCTTATTTAGAAAAGCTAAAAGCAATCATCCAGTATACGGAGGTTTCTGATTGTAAAATGGAGGAAGGCTCACTTCGTTGTGATGCAAACATTTCTCTTCGTCCTGTTGGTCAGGAAGAATTCGGAACAAAAACGGAGCTTAAAAACCTAAACTCCTTTGCGTTTGTTCAAAAAGGATTAGAATATGAAGAAAAGCGTCAAGAAAAGGTTCTTCGTTCAGGTGGTGTGATTGAACAGGAAACACGCCGTTATGATGAAGCAACAAAGAAAACAATCTTAATGCGTGTAAAAGAAGGTTCTGATGATTACCGTTACTTCCCAGAACCAGATCTTGTTGAGCTTTACATCGATGATGAGTGGAAGGAAAGAATTCGTGTTTCCATTCCTGAGCTTCCAGACGCACGTCGTAAACGTTATATCGATGAGCTGGGGTTACCTGAATATGATGCGCAAGTATTAACGATGACAAAAGAAATGTCCGATTTCTTTGAAGCAACATTGGCCGTTGGTGCTGAAGCAAAACAAGCTTCAAACTGGGTTATGGGTGAAGTTTCTGCCTATCTGAACGCTGAAGGAAAAGAACTAAACGATGTAGCTCTTACACCAGAAGGTTTAGCTGGTATGATTAAACTCATTGAAAATGGGACAATTTCTTCAAAAATTGCGAAGCAGGTTTTCAAGGAGCTAATTGAAAACGGTGGAGATCCGGAACAGATTGTAAAAGATAAAGGCTTAGTACAAATTTCTGATGATGAAACTCTACGTAAATTTGTAAACGAAGCAATCGATGCAAATCCACAATCTGTTGATGACTTCAAAAACGGTAAACAAAAAGCGATTGGTTTCTTAGTTGGTCAAATTATGAAAGCAACTAAAGGTCAAGCTAACCCACCAATGGTAAACAAGCTGTTGATGGAAGAAATTCAAAAAAGATAA
- a CDS encoding AAA family ATPase — MDGLNDQYIRRIQLKREEVPSFRKYPFNLPSVKSLDELELHPHVTFLVGENGMGKSTLLEAIALAIGFNAEGGSLNFNFSTYDSHSELDHYLKLIKGTVKPKDSFFLRAESFYNVASSIEEMDREGDAPHVIDSFGGVSLHEQSHGESFFATFMNRFRGQGIYLLDEPEAALSPLRQLSMITRIDELVKDQSQFIIATHSPLIMAYPSAKILELTEDGIHETTLENTNHYSIMKQFFTNKERLLHHLFHDDPH, encoded by the coding sequence ATGGATGGATTAAATGATCAATATATACGTCGAATTCAACTAAAAAGAGAGGAAGTTCCTTCATTTAGAAAGTATCCATTTAACCTTCCTAGTGTGAAATCTCTTGATGAGTTAGAGCTTCATCCTCATGTTACTTTTTTAGTTGGAGAAAATGGAATGGGCAAATCTACTCTATTAGAAGCTATTGCCCTTGCAATTGGGTTTAATGCTGAAGGTGGTTCGCTTAACTTTAACTTTTCAACTTATGATTCTCACTCTGAACTAGATCACTACCTTAAACTAATTAAAGGGACTGTCAAACCTAAAGATAGCTTCTTCCTTCGTGCTGAAAGTTTTTATAACGTGGCTTCAAGTATAGAAGAAATGGATAGAGAAGGTGATGCTCCTCATGTTATTGATTCTTTTGGTGGTGTTTCGCTTCACGAGCAATCACATGGCGAATCTTTTTTTGCTACCTTTATGAATCGATTTCGCGGACAAGGCATTTATTTATTAGATGAACCAGAAGCGGCCCTTTCCCCATTGCGTCAGCTATCAATGATCACAAGAATTGATGAGCTCGTCAAAGATCAATCTCAATTTATTATTGCTACCCATTCACCGTTGATTATGGCCTACCCTTCAGCAAAGATTCTTGAATTAACCGAAGATGGAATCCATGAGACCACACTTGAAAACACAAATCATTATTCAATAATGAAGCAATTTTTTACAAATAAAGAAAGACTTCTTCACCACTTATTTCATGATGATCCCCATTAA
- a CDS encoding diacylglycerol kinase, which produces MKRARIIYNPTSGRELFKKHLPEVLQKFEQAGYETSCHATTGEGDAIQAAKAASERGFDLIVAAGGDGTINEVVNGIAELEERPQLAVIPVGTTNDFARAIGIPLNNVIAAVDVILEGEPKKIDIGKVNDHYFINIAGGGRLTELTYEVPSKLKTMVGQLAYYLKGMEMLPSIRPAEVEIEYDGKLFQGEIMLFLVSLTNSVGGFEKLAPDSKLDDGMFDLLILKKANLAEFIRIASLALRGDHINDEHIIYTKANRVKVVNKDKMQLNLDGEYGGMLPGEFVNMYQHIDVIMSAEKVRQMEE; this is translated from the coding sequence ATGAAAAGAGCAAGAATTATTTATAACCCTACCTCAGGGAGAGAGCTGTTTAAAAAACATTTGCCAGAGGTGCTACAAAAATTTGAACAAGCTGGCTATGAAACCTCTTGTCATGCAACAACAGGTGAAGGAGACGCGATACAAGCGGCAAAGGCAGCATCTGAGCGAGGCTTTGACTTAATAGTCGCAGCAGGTGGAGATGGGACAATCAACGAGGTTGTGAATGGGATCGCTGAATTGGAAGAGCGCCCACAGCTTGCTGTTATTCCAGTAGGAACAACAAATGACTTTGCAAGGGCTATTGGTATTCCATTAAATAATGTCATTGCAGCGGTAGATGTGATCTTAGAAGGTGAACCGAAGAAGATTGATATCGGAAAGGTTAATGACCACTATTTTATTAATATTGCAGGTGGAGGTCGTCTTACTGAGCTGACGTACGAGGTGCCGAGTAAGCTGAAAACAATGGTAGGACAGCTAGCTTATTATTTAAAAGGAATGGAAATGTTGCCATCCATACGTCCTGCTGAGGTAGAAATTGAGTATGATGGTAAGCTTTTTCAAGGTGAAATCATGTTATTTCTTGTTTCACTAACAAACTCAGTTGGTGGCTTTGAGAAGCTTGCACCTGATTCAAAATTAGATGATGGGATGTTTGACCTTCTTATTTTGAAAAAGGCTAATCTAGCGGAGTTCATCCGAATTGCAAGCCTAGCGCTAAGAGGCGATCATATAAACGATGAACATATTATCTACACAAAGGCAAATCGAGTGAAGGTAGTAAACAAAGATAAAATGCAGTTGAATTTAGATGGTGAATACGGTGGCATGCTACCGGGTGAATTCGTTAACATGTATCAGCATATTGATGTTATCATGTCAGCTGAAAAAGTAAGACAAATGGAAGAATAG